In Williamwhitmania sp., the genomic window CGGCAAAGTGCTTAACGCAGGCAAGAAGTGTGTTGTTAGCGGCAAGGTTGTCTCCCTGAAAGCCCTTCACGCGAGTTGCAGCAATTTGGCATCCTAGCCATGTGTCCTCACCGGCTCCCTCCATCACTCTGCCCCAGCGAGGATCGCGAGTAATGTCAACCATTGGAGCATAGGTCCAATTGATTCCTTCGGCAGTGGCCTCGTCGGCAGCAATTTGTTCCGAATGTTCTATGGATTCCAAGTCCCAGCTGCAGGCTTGCGCAAGCGGAATGGGGAAAATGGTCCGGTGTCCATGTATTACATCATATCCAAAAATCAGGGGGATGTGCAGCCTTGATTCTTCCACAGCCACCTTCTGTAGTTTCCTAACGTAATCCACAGTGTAGGCATTGAATATGGCACCAGCCTTGCCTTCCTTTATTAGCTGTATGTAGTTATTGTTCATCATTGGTCCGGTAACGTCCCAATCGCTGGTAAAGAGCGATAGCTGACCAATTTTCTCCTCCAGCGTCATCAGTTTTATTATGGAGTCAGCCTTTTGCTCATATACAGCATTTGCCGATTCGGGCTTGTGGTTACATGCCTGAAATATTGTGATTACCCCTGGAATGGTTAGGCTAAGTAGAGCTTTTAATTTCCAGTTCATGGTTATATATTTTGAGATGAAGATTATCCTTGTTTAGACTAGCGTGTTTAGCGACTATTGTTGCTTAACAGGTGCTTTTGCGTACTTAAAATCGAGCAGTGAGAGCCCCTTCTGAACTTCAGGAATAGTGGAAAATAGATTCCACAATAATCCGCTTCGATAGTTTTCAATCATTACAACTATGGGTCCTTGGTCGATGGCTAAGTAGCTGTCGGCATACCAGTTTTTTTGTTCAGAGAAGGCATCAATAAAGCCATATTTCCCCCAAATTTTACCGCCAAGGTCATAGTAAAAATGTTTCAGGGCAGCCATGCTTTGCTCCGGTGTGTAAGGAAATGCCGAGAGCGCAGCAGTTGGGGAAATTACGCCCAGATCATTGGTGGGCGATTGGGCAGAGTAACCTTCGTAGTTATCGCTGGCCGTTAATCCCCAGCAATTCTCACCGTATCCCTTGTAGTGTTTTGGATTTTTGACGCAGTAGGTGTAGTTAATGAGCGTTTGATTTCTATTTAACTCTTCGTAGTTGGCATACCTATCCGACAGACCATTGGGATTAAGTCCCAAAAAGGAATATTGTGTAAAGAAGAGTGGACCTCCATATGGGAATCCAAGTGCAAGTGGATAGCCATAGTAGCTGTTCCCATTGTAAAAATGGTTAGATTTTGTCCATCCGGCATGGTAAACAGCAGAGTCGATGGGATGTGTAGGTGATGAGGCTGCTAAAATGTAGGTTATCAGGCACTCATTCCAGCCCTTAATGGGCATGTTCATTTTCCACTGGTAGTTGGGAGACCAATGCCAGTAGAGTGAATCGGTATGGTTAGTATACCAGTTCCAATCAACTCCCTCCCAAAGCTTTGTAATCTTGTTTTGTAGCGTCACCTCTTCCGGCGATCCACTATTGAAGTATGCTCGTGCTGCAAGCAGTCCTTGCACAAGGTAAGCTGTTTCTACTAGATCACCGCCGTTGTCGTATTGGCTGAATGGAAATGTTTTACCAGTGTTTCCGTTGTACCAGTGTGACCATGCACCGTGGTAGCGGTCGCAGGTATCCAAAAAATCTACAATTCTTGAAATTTGTTTAACGGCTGCATCTCTTGTTATAAAGTGCCTATCGGCACCAACCACCAATGCCATAATACCAAAACCAGTGCCACCAGTGGTTACAATATAGTTACCGTCACTTTGATCATTACTTCTTTCACGAGCCATGCCCGATTTTGGTTGGGCAAAGTCGACGAAATATTTTAGAGTTTGCCTTTGCACCGTATCCAGCAAGGCATTGTCGCTAAGCTGAGCCTTGGAATTGTTCTGACAGCTGCAAAGTATTGCTATGCTGATAATGGAAAGGTAGATCAGCTTATTCATGATGGTAAGTTGAAACGTAAAATGAAAATTCTAGAAGTTAAAAGTAAGGGGGAGCAAGAGTCTCCCCCTTCTCACAATTGAATCTAAAAACAACCTAAACCTAACCCCTTATTGTTAGTTTCCTTCGGCACCATTTTCTCCATTGTAGAGAGCGCCAACCTGATCTTCGGTTAGAGCTACATTGTAAAGGCGGAAGTCGTC contains:
- a CDS encoding glycoside hydrolase family 3 N-terminal domain-containing protein, which translates into the protein MNWKLKALLSLTIPGVITIFQACNHKPESANAVYEQKADSIIKLMTLEEKIGQLSLFTSDWDVTGPMMNNNYIQLIKEGKAGAIFNAYTVDYVRKLQKVAVEESRLHIPLIFGYDVIHGHRTIFPIPLAQACSWDLESIEHSEQIAADEATAEGINWTYAPMVDITRDPRWGRVMEGAGEDTWLGCQIAATRVKGFQGDNLAANNTLLACVKHFAAYGAPEAGRDYNTVDMSMQTLFGNYLPPYKAAIDAGVGSVMTSFNEING
- a CDS encoding glucoamylase family protein — its product is MNKLIYLSIISIAILCSCQNNSKAQLSDNALLDTVQRQTLKYFVDFAQPKSGMARERSNDQSDGNYIVTTGGTGFGIMALVVGADRHFITRDAAVKQISRIVDFLDTCDRYHGAWSHWYNGNTGKTFPFSQYDNGGDLVETAYLVQGLLAARAYFNSGSPEEVTLQNKITKLWEGVDWNWYTNHTDSLYWHWSPNYQWKMNMPIKGWNECLITYILAASSPTHPIDSAVYHAGWTKSNHFYNGNSYYGYPLALGFPYGGPLFFTQYSFLGLNPNGLSDRYANYEELNRNQTLINYTYCVKNPKHYKGYGENCWGLTASDNYEGYSAQSPTNDLGVISPTAALSAFPYTPEQSMAALKHFYYDLGGKIWGKYGFIDAFSEQKNWYADSYLAIDQGPIVVMIENYRSGLLWNLFSTIPEVQKGLSLLDFKYAKAPVKQQ